The Kocuria sp. TGY1127_2 genome includes a window with the following:
- a CDS encoding MetQ/NlpA family ABC transporter substrate-binding protein translates to MKKKLGALLAIVPLTLGLAACGGNDTPSGPETKDGKTVVKVAIAKEMEVNTALKEEAAKQDIDIEYKELDNYTEANPQLTQGQVDLNWFQHISYLANYNVDNDDDLQIVGPTAIFPMGLYSKNHKSLDEIPEGGKIAIPNDAVNQARAINVLKSANLLKLKSDTLQPTENDIDKDNSKVTVTSVEANQTVTSMSSVDGSVVNNDFLDDADLDPKNALFQDDASQDSALPYVNLFVAQKGQEDNETYKKIVDIYHSKPVQDAQQKSSKNTAVVVDTDVNKLRDVQKKLEDENKEKK, encoded by the coding sequence GTGAAGAAAAAACTTGGCGCCCTCCTGGCGATTGTTCCCTTAACCCTTGGGCTCGCCGCATGCGGGGGCAACGACACCCCCAGCGGCCCCGAAACCAAAGACGGCAAGACGGTCGTGAAGGTCGCCATCGCCAAGGAAATGGAAGTCAATACCGCCCTCAAGGAAGAGGCTGCCAAGCAGGACATCGACATCGAGTACAAAGAGCTCGACAACTACACCGAGGCCAACCCGCAGTTGACGCAGGGTCAGGTTGACCTGAACTGGTTCCAGCACATCTCCTACTTGGCCAATTACAACGTGGACAACGACGACGATCTTCAGATCGTCGGGCCCACCGCGATCTTCCCGATGGGCCTCTACTCGAAGAACCACAAGTCCCTCGACGAGATCCCGGAGGGCGGAAAGATCGCAATCCCGAACGACGCGGTCAATCAGGCTCGCGCGATCAACGTCCTGAAGTCGGCAAATCTTCTGAAGCTCAAGAGCGATACTCTCCAGCCGACCGAAAACGACATCGACAAGGACAACTCCAAGGTGACCGTGACCTCGGTCGAAGCGAACCAGACCGTGACCTCGATGTCCTCGGTGGATGGTTCCGTGGTCAACAACGACTTCCTCGATGATGCAGACCTCGATCCCAAGAATGCCCTCTTCCAGGACGACGCATCCCAGGATTCGGCCCTCCCGTACGTCAACCTGTTCGTCGCACAGAAGGGGCAGGAGGACAACGAGACGTACAAGAAGATCGTGGACATCTACCACAGCAAGCCCGTTCAGGACGCCCAGCAGAAATCGTCCAAGAACACCGCCGTCGTGGTGGACACCGACGTCAACAAGTTGCGCGATGTCCAGAAGAAACTCGAGGACGAGAACAAAGAAAAGAAGTAA
- a CDS encoding RbtT/DalT/CsbX family MFS transporter — translation MSSTADPSVPLKVEGHYLDRIGIPSVLKWGFLGVLLFMTGLGVESNILTPHLVEVLHSPESAVAGIIASYSLAVAVGSYLSGALSDLIGPKRVMLIGFLVWAVFQIGFLLAMASGIFWLVAVTYFFRGFGMPLFTFSFLVWVNITALKSKAGTAIGWFYVMFTGGLPTLGSLVAIGAIPTFGGGVVGESGAIIFSCVLNIVGFLLVWFGCHDEKGKRRIAPEGETASQVILSGLRLTFTNSKVLQGFLVRLINTAPEFGMFIIMPAVISTTLGWGQSRWLAMTVCVYAGNILFNAFFGNLGDRLGWVTTVRWFGVFASAVSLLAWWYVPHMVPAGSNWGYILAVIAGICYGIFLAGFVPMGAIMPANAPDHRGAAMAMYTTAAGGATFLGTAVVAIVLNITGAMGMSSFAQNSTVIWAFVALYACAFIMVGHLRTEQDDPEHRRKIKEADTQALAIQEANENNVTIQQPDSRD, via the coding sequence ATGTCTTCCACCGCAGATCCTTCGGTACCTCTCAAGGTCGAAGGGCATTACCTCGACCGTATCGGCATACCTTCGGTTCTCAAGTGGGGCTTCCTCGGAGTCCTGCTGTTCATGACCGGCCTCGGTGTCGAGTCGAATATTTTGACCCCGCACCTCGTGGAGGTTCTGCACAGCCCTGAGAGTGCTGTCGCCGGGATTATCGCCTCGTATTCCTTGGCCGTGGCGGTGGGCAGCTACCTTTCCGGCGCTCTTTCCGACCTCATTGGGCCGAAGAGGGTTATGCTCATCGGCTTCCTCGTGTGGGCCGTCTTCCAGATCGGATTCCTTCTGGCCATGGCCAGCGGGATCTTCTGGCTGGTTGCGGTCACCTATTTCTTCCGCGGATTCGGCATGCCATTGTTCACCTTCTCCTTCTTGGTGTGGGTCAACATCACCGCGTTGAAGTCCAAGGCCGGTACCGCCATTGGCTGGTTCTACGTGATGTTCACCGGTGGTCTGCCGACCCTCGGCTCGTTGGTCGCCATCGGCGCCATCCCAACCTTTGGCGGTGGCGTGGTCGGCGAGTCCGGAGCGATCATTTTCTCCTGCGTTCTCAACATCGTCGGCTTCCTGCTCGTGTGGTTCGGATGCCATGACGAGAAGGGAAAACGCCGTATTGCCCCCGAGGGTGAGACCGCTTCGCAGGTGATCCTCTCGGGCCTTCGCCTGACTTTCACCAACAGCAAGGTCCTTCAAGGCTTCCTGGTTCGTTTGATCAACACCGCACCCGAGTTCGGCATGTTCATCATCATGCCCGCGGTGATCAGTACGACATTGGGCTGGGGGCAGTCTCGCTGGCTCGCGATGACGGTGTGCGTCTACGCAGGAAACATTCTGTTCAATGCGTTCTTCGGTAACTTGGGCGACCGCCTCGGCTGGGTCACAACGGTCCGTTGGTTCGGCGTCTTCGCCTCCGCGGTTTCGTTGCTCGCGTGGTGGTACGTGCCCCACATGGTGCCCGCAGGGTCCAACTGGGGATACATTCTCGCCGTGATCGCCGGTATCTGCTATGGCATATTCCTGGCGGGCTTCGTGCCGATGGGGGCCATCATGCCGGCCAACGCCCCTGATCACCGCGGCGCCGCTATGGCCATGTATACCACCGCCGCGGGCGGCGCCACCTTCTTGGGGACCGCCGTGGTCGCCATCGTCCTGAACATCACCGGTGCAATGGGCATGAGCAGTTTTGCCCAGAATTCCACCGTGATTTGGGCATTCGTGGCTTTGTACGCCTGCGCCTTCATCATGGTCGGCCATTTGCGCACCGAGCAGGACGATCCGGAGCATCGCCGCAAGATCAAGGAGGCCGATACCCAGGCCCTCGCGATCCAGGAGGCTAACGAAAACAACGTGACAATCCAGCAACCGGACAGCCGCGACTAG
- a CDS encoding sugar-binding transcriptional regulator yields MDDKKNLRDLYDVDRLYAVARMYYEEEKGQSAIAEAFKVSRPTVSRMLTHARTIGMVQIRIVHPDAEGRSDLAERLRSALHLEEVYLARGMQPSTMGQGMLPPVQRALDAMHLAPGDALVISSGMALYGIAQMRLSRLDGVKLVPSVGGVSEPEAWHQTNEIVRMLAQSTGSTHSPLFASAIPSKSIYQALQKDESFAEVRRLWSSAKGALVGIGSPTTGRTSLSSAIPKDSLPDSIGDVCLHFFNREGRELTFPGSERTVRIPTKDLAAIPFSTAVAVGEEKCWSIVTAASMKYFRRLVTDEATATHILRALRT; encoded by the coding sequence ATGGATGACAAGAAGAACCTCAGGGACCTGTACGACGTCGATCGCCTCTACGCGGTTGCGCGCATGTACTACGAGGAAGAAAAAGGCCAATCCGCCATCGCGGAGGCTTTCAAGGTCTCGCGGCCAACCGTCAGTCGCATGCTGACGCACGCCCGGACCATCGGCATGGTGCAGATCCGGATAGTCCATCCGGACGCCGAGGGTCGCTCCGACCTGGCCGAGAGGCTCCGCTCCGCCCTGCATCTCGAAGAGGTTTACCTCGCCCGAGGCATGCAGCCCTCGACCATGGGCCAGGGAATGCTCCCGCCGGTGCAACGGGCGCTCGACGCCATGCACCTCGCACCGGGCGACGCGCTCGTCATCTCGTCCGGAATGGCGCTCTACGGCATAGCCCAAATGCGGCTTTCACGCCTCGATGGGGTCAAGTTGGTCCCTTCCGTCGGCGGTGTCTCCGAACCGGAGGCCTGGCACCAGACCAACGAGATCGTTCGCATGCTCGCGCAGAGCACGGGAAGCACACATTCCCCCCTCTTCGCGAGCGCAATCCCGTCCAAAAGCATTTACCAAGCCCTGCAAAAGGATGAATCCTTCGCGGAGGTTCGTCGGCTCTGGAGCTCCGCGAAAGGAGCGCTCGTCGGCATCGGCTCTCCGACGACGGGCCGAACCTCGCTGTCTTCCGCGATCCCGAAGGACAGCTTGCCCGATTCGATCGGCGACGTCTGCCTGCACTTTTTCAACAGGGAGGGCCGAGAGCTTACCTTCCCTGGCTCCGAGCGGACCGTCCGCATTCCCACAAAGGACCTTGCCGCCATCCCTTTCTCGACCGCAGTGGCCGTGGGCGAGGAAAAGTGCTGGTCCATCGTGACCGCGGCGTCCATGAAATACTTCCGCCGGCTGGTCACGGACGAAGCCACGGCGACGCATATCCTGCGCGCGCTGCGCACTTAA
- a CDS encoding zinc-binding dehydrogenase produces the protein MSTTALPTEMRAVVCNKPEDYTLETRPVPQLGTDDLIIKVEAVGVCASDLKCYHGAVKFWGDENRPQWAQEDIIPGHEITGTVVSGTDQAFNYHGVHEGDRIVVEQIVPCEECRFCLRGEYWMCGPHDMFGFRNFNGGMAEYMLVPKRARVHKISRDVKPQHAAFAEPLACSLHAVERANIKFEDVVVVAGAGPIGLGAIMGVREKNPLKIISLDMDDAKLALAKKCGADMTINIANEDAVAKIKEMTDGYGADVYIECTGHPSAVGQGLNLLRKLGTYVEYSVFGQDVSVDWSIISDDKELSVLGAHLGPYTWPKAISLIESGKLPLDEVCTHQFPLEKFQEALDSVADSAGSSIKVSILPQP, from the coding sequence ATGAGCACCACCGCTCTACCGACCGAGATGCGAGCAGTCGTTTGCAATAAGCCCGAGGACTACACCCTGGAGACCCGACCGGTACCGCAACTCGGTACCGATGACTTGATCATCAAGGTCGAGGCGGTGGGAGTGTGCGCCTCCGATCTGAAGTGCTATCACGGGGCCGTGAAGTTCTGGGGCGACGAGAACCGTCCGCAGTGGGCCCAGGAAGACATCATCCCCGGTCACGAGATCACCGGAACCGTGGTCTCAGGAACGGACCAGGCTTTCAACTACCACGGAGTCCACGAAGGCGACCGGATTGTCGTCGAGCAGATCGTTCCGTGCGAGGAATGCCGCTTCTGCCTCCGTGGCGAGTACTGGATGTGCGGACCGCATGACATGTTCGGTTTCCGCAACTTCAATGGTGGAATGGCCGAGTACATGCTCGTTCCCAAACGCGCACGGGTTCACAAGATTTCCAGAGACGTGAAGCCTCAGCACGCCGCATTCGCCGAGCCTCTTGCTTGCTCGCTCCACGCAGTCGAGCGCGCGAACATCAAGTTCGAGGACGTCGTCGTGGTCGCCGGCGCAGGCCCCATCGGATTGGGCGCGATCATGGGCGTCCGCGAGAAGAATCCTCTCAAGATCATTTCCCTGGACATGGACGACGCCAAGCTCGCGCTCGCGAAGAAGTGCGGCGCGGACATGACCATCAACATCGCCAACGAGGACGCGGTTGCAAAGATCAAGGAGATGACCGACGGATACGGTGCCGATGTCTACATCGAGTGCACGGGTCATCCATCAGCTGTCGGGCAGGGTCTCAACCTCCTCCGCAAGCTCGGAACTTACGTCGAGTACTCGGTCTTCGGCCAGGATGTGTCCGTGGATTGGTCCATCATTTCGGATGACAAAGAGCTCAGCGTTCTGGGCGCCCACCTCGGGCCGTACACGTGGCCGAAGGCCATCAGCCTCATCGAGTCCGGCAAATTGCCGCTCGATGAAGTCTGCACGCACCAGTTCCCGTTGGAGAAGTTCCAGGAGGCCCTGGACAGCGTCGCCGATTCGGCAGGCTCGTCCATCAAGGTCTCGATCCTTCCCCAGCCGTAA
- a CDS encoding dihydroxyacetone kinase family protein: protein MTKLYNDPAEFSDEQLEGFVDLYSDRLAQVPGGVISLPPKTPQVAVIVGGGSGHYPAFAGLVGPGFASGAVVGNIFTSPSAAHVYSVAKAADQGKGVVLTFGNYAGDNMNFGIAAKMLRAEGIDTRVVVVKDDIASDPEFDNRRGIAGDFTVFKAMGAAAAAGKSLDEVERLGNLTNRRTRTLGVAFSGCTMPGAKTPLFEVKTGQMGVGLGIHGEPGIRDDVRPSAAELGRLLVRTVLKDAPENPGGRIGVIVNGLGTTKYEELFLLYRTIAPLLREAGYEIVDPEVGELVTSLDMGGVSLTVLWLDDELEPLWTADAYAAAYRKQSAPLETIEETYEGKVSALDEESLVEASPAALEISERVRKAVASVAELMHDQETYLGEIDSYAGDGDHGRGMVKGSDAALTTVKEAPEKAGPASLIKAAGRSWAMQAGGTSGVLWGASLEAAANTIDDAAESFTDEDLVRAVRTFADSMVTLGGAKVGDKTLLDALLPFADTLESQEGDLSEAWGKATEAAKDSAEKTAELRPQKGRARPLAEKSVGHPDPGAISMSMILELLGKSL from the coding sequence ATGACCAAGCTTTACAATGATCCCGCCGAATTCTCCGATGAACAGCTCGAAGGATTCGTCGATTTGTATTCGGACCGGTTGGCTCAGGTCCCGGGTGGAGTGATTTCTCTGCCCCCGAAAACTCCCCAGGTCGCGGTGATCGTCGGCGGCGGTTCCGGCCACTATCCGGCCTTCGCTGGTCTCGTGGGCCCCGGTTTCGCCTCCGGGGCGGTGGTCGGCAACATTTTCACCTCACCGTCTGCTGCCCACGTGTATTCGGTGGCCAAAGCGGCTGACCAGGGCAAGGGCGTCGTCCTGACGTTCGGCAATTACGCGGGCGACAACATGAACTTCGGTATTGCCGCAAAAATGTTGCGCGCCGAAGGGATCGACACCCGGGTCGTTGTGGTCAAGGACGACATTGCTTCCGACCCTGAGTTCGACAATCGTCGAGGAATTGCGGGCGATTTCACGGTATTCAAGGCGATGGGCGCGGCCGCGGCGGCGGGCAAGAGCCTGGACGAGGTCGAGCGGCTCGGAAATCTGACCAACCGACGGACGCGCACACTCGGCGTGGCATTCTCCGGGTGCACGATGCCTGGCGCCAAAACACCGCTGTTCGAGGTCAAGACGGGACAAATGGGCGTAGGCCTCGGGATTCACGGTGAACCCGGGATACGCGACGACGTTCGCCCCTCGGCTGCCGAGCTCGGCCGGCTTCTGGTACGCACCGTGCTCAAGGATGCGCCCGAAAATCCCGGCGGACGCATCGGCGTGATCGTCAACGGACTCGGGACCACCAAGTACGAGGAGCTTTTCCTCCTCTACCGCACGATCGCTCCGCTGCTGCGCGAAGCGGGATACGAGATTGTGGACCCCGAAGTCGGCGAGCTGGTCACGAGCCTCGACATGGGCGGAGTCTCCCTGACCGTCCTGTGGCTCGACGACGAGTTGGAGCCTCTCTGGACCGCGGACGCCTACGCCGCTGCATACCGCAAGCAGTCGGCGCCGCTGGAGACCATCGAGGAGACCTACGAGGGTAAGGTTTCTGCGCTCGACGAGGAGTCTCTCGTCGAAGCCAGCCCAGCAGCACTCGAGATCTCCGAGCGCGTTCGCAAGGCGGTCGCCTCGGTTGCAGAACTGATGCACGACCAGGAGACGTACCTCGGCGAAATCGATTCCTACGCCGGCGACGGCGACCACGGGCGCGGTATGGTCAAAGGCAGCGATGCCGCACTGACCACCGTCAAGGAAGCGCCAGAGAAGGCCGGCCCGGCGTCGCTGATCAAAGCCGCGGGACGCTCTTGGGCCATGCAGGCCGGCGGAACGTCGGGTGTTCTCTGGGGCGCTTCACTCGAAGCGGCCGCCAACACGATCGACGACGCCGCCGAGAGCTTCACGGACGAAGACTTGGTCCGTGCCGTCCGCACTTTCGCCGATTCCATGGTCACCCTGGGTGGTGCCAAAGTTGGGGACAAGACCCTGTTGGATGCCCTTTTGCCCTTCGCGGATACGCTCGAGTCCCAGGAAGGCGATCTCAGCGAGGCCTGGGGAAAGGCGACAGAGGCGGCCAAGGACAGTGCCGAGAAGACCGCTGAACTCCGGCCCCAAAAAGGACGTGCCCGCCCGCTAGCCGAAAAATCGGTCGGCCATCCGGATCCCGGAGCGATCTCGATGTCGATGATCCTCGAGCTTCTCGGCAAGAGCCTCTAG
- a CDS encoding mannitol dehydrogenase family protein produces MVKLKNSTLQEIDRTAQSRLVEGSTFRIPAYDRNELSVGVVHFGVGGFHRAHQARYLDELFTQGEAKDFAICGMGVLPNDKFMRDTLAEQDYLYTLVARFPDGHEDTRVIGSIIDYVWAPEDPAGAVEYLAQESIKIVSLTVTEGGYNFNQVTHAYDLENPLVAADLADPEHPRTVFGLVTQALKLRRERGITPFTVRSCDNIQANGDMAKNVFTAHARALDAELAGWIEEHVSFPNSMVDRITPATTDEDRTYVQDTFGYEDGWPVVTEDFIQWVMEDDFVNGRPPYEDVEVQMVDDVEPYEKLKLRMLNSSHQGLCYFAHLAGYHKVDEAVSNPLIADFLMAYMMREAKPTLDPLEGIDVDEYARTLISRFTNKYVKDTVPRLCAESSDRIPKWLIPVVQDNLRDGGDVRLSAAIVASWARYAEGIDEQGRPIKIVDNAEDKVRAAAQAQKDDELAFLRDKDFFGDLAEQSRFTEEYVKVLRSLHEVGSLKTLEKLLAD; encoded by the coding sequence ATGGTCAAACTCAAGAATTCCACCCTGCAGGAGATCGATCGGACCGCGCAGTCCCGCCTCGTCGAAGGCAGCACCTTCCGGATTCCGGCCTATGACCGGAACGAATTGAGCGTCGGCGTCGTGCACTTCGGAGTCGGCGGCTTCCACCGCGCTCATCAGGCACGGTACTTGGACGAGCTGTTCACTCAGGGAGAGGCCAAAGATTTTGCCATCTGCGGCATGGGCGTTCTGCCCAATGACAAATTCATGCGCGATACCTTGGCCGAGCAGGATTACCTCTACACTCTGGTCGCGCGCTTCCCGGATGGCCACGAGGACACTCGAGTGATCGGATCGATCATCGATTACGTGTGGGCGCCGGAGGATCCAGCCGGGGCGGTCGAATACTTGGCCCAGGAAAGTATCAAGATCGTTTCGCTGACCGTGACCGAGGGTGGATACAACTTCAACCAGGTCACGCACGCCTACGACCTCGAAAACCCGTTGGTCGCCGCCGATCTGGCAGATCCCGAGCATCCGCGTACGGTATTCGGCCTGGTCACGCAGGCTCTGAAGCTGCGCCGGGAGCGTGGCATCACGCCATTTACTGTCCGTAGCTGTGACAATATTCAGGCCAATGGCGATATGGCCAAGAACGTCTTTACGGCGCATGCGAGGGCTTTGGACGCCGAGCTCGCAGGATGGATCGAGGAGCACGTGAGCTTCCCGAATTCCATGGTCGACCGCATCACGCCGGCCACGACCGACGAAGACCGGACGTACGTTCAGGACACCTTCGGATACGAAGACGGGTGGCCGGTGGTCACCGAGGACTTCATCCAGTGGGTCATGGAGGACGACTTCGTCAACGGCCGCCCGCCGTATGAGGACGTCGAAGTGCAGATGGTCGATGACGTCGAACCGTATGAGAAGCTCAAGCTTCGGATGCTGAATTCATCGCACCAGGGACTGTGCTATTTCGCGCATCTGGCCGGTTACCACAAGGTCGATGAAGCCGTTTCGAATCCGCTGATTGCCGATTTCCTCATGGCCTACATGATGAGGGAAGCGAAACCAACACTCGATCCGTTGGAAGGTATCGACGTCGACGAGTACGCTCGTACCCTGATCAGCCGTTTCACGAATAAGTACGTCAAGGACACCGTTCCGCGCCTGTGTGCCGAATCTTCGGATCGTATTCCCAAATGGTTGATCCCGGTGGTCCAGGACAACTTGCGGGACGGCGGGGACGTCCGTCTTTCGGCAGCCATTGTGGCCAGTTGGGCCCGTTACGCCGAAGGGATCGATGAGCAAGGACGCCCCATCAAGATCGTGGACAACGCCGAAGACAAAGTCCGGGCTGCGGCGCAGGCGCAGAAGGACGATGAACTCGCATTCTTGCGGGACAAGGATTTCTTCGGTGACTTGGCTGAGCAATCGCGGTTCACGGAGGAATACGTCAAGGTTCTTCGCTCATTGCATGAGGTGGGCAGCCTGAAGACGTTGGAGAAGCTCCTGGCCGATTGA
- the xylB gene encoding xylulokinase, with the protein MSTYVLGVDSSTQSCKAVLVDAATGEVVDERRASHPEGTEVDPAAWVSAIEEVTEELLPRASAVAIGGQQHGMVLLDDAGEVIRPALLWNDTRSAPQAEELLAWLGGPDEAARRTGSVPVASYTATKVLWVRENEPENAERIDRIALPHDYLTWILNESDELWTDHGEASGTSYYDPSAREWLPEVAAWAAGHDVSLPRLAEPHQVVGKTASGALIGPGTGDNAAAALGLGMKPGDVSISIGTSGVVAVVSDVPSHDASGSISGFADASGRYLPLATTLNGAQVFDRAADLLGIGHEELSALALAAEPGSGGAVFVPYFAGERTPNLPEARAQFLELGSEFSRQNMARAMMEGLACSMAECLKKVQKQTGTEPQRVLLIGGGAKSEAFQKILAGVIGGPILLPESREFVALGAARQAAWVLSGETEPPVWETANTEEVIADPTPEVYERYIEFRNRLYPDAK; encoded by the coding sequence ATGAGCACTTACGTCTTGGGCGTGGATTCCTCCACCCAGTCCTGCAAGGCCGTTCTGGTCGATGCGGCGACCGGTGAGGTTGTCGACGAGCGGCGCGCGAGCCACCCGGAGGGCACCGAAGTGGACCCCGCTGCCTGGGTCAGCGCGATCGAGGAGGTCACCGAGGAGCTTCTGCCTCGTGCCTCAGCCGTGGCGATCGGCGGCCAGCAGCACGGCATGGTTCTACTCGACGACGCCGGCGAGGTCATCCGCCCTGCACTCTTGTGGAACGATACCCGTTCGGCACCGCAGGCCGAAGAGTTGCTTGCGTGGCTCGGAGGGCCGGACGAGGCCGCGCGTCGAACCGGCAGCGTGCCCGTGGCCTCCTATACCGCGACCAAGGTCCTATGGGTCCGGGAGAATGAACCGGAAAATGCCGAACGCATCGATCGGATTGCTCTGCCGCACGACTATTTGACGTGGATACTCAATGAATCGGATGAGCTTTGGACCGACCACGGCGAGGCTTCCGGAACCTCGTACTACGATCCTTCCGCTCGCGAATGGCTGCCTGAGGTCGCCGCGTGGGCCGCCGGGCATGACGTCAGCCTGCCGCGCCTGGCAGAGCCGCATCAAGTCGTGGGCAAGACAGCCTCGGGAGCGCTGATCGGCCCGGGCACGGGGGACAACGCCGCAGCCGCGCTCGGGCTCGGCATGAAACCGGGTGATGTCAGTATCTCGATAGGCACTTCCGGGGTCGTGGCCGTGGTCAGCGATGTGCCGTCACACGATGCCTCGGGGTCGATCTCGGGATTCGCGGACGCGTCCGGTCGCTACCTGCCGCTGGCCACCACACTGAACGGCGCGCAGGTCTTCGACAGGGCCGCAGACCTTCTGGGAATCGGCCACGAAGAGCTCTCGGCTCTGGCCCTGGCTGCGGAGCCGGGATCTGGGGGCGCGGTCTTCGTCCCGTACTTCGCGGGGGAGAGGACCCCCAATCTGCCGGAAGCTCGTGCACAATTCCTCGAACTCGGCTCGGAGTTCTCCCGTCAGAACATGGCCCGCGCAATGATGGAGGGCCTAGCCTGTTCGATGGCCGAGTGCCTCAAGAAAGTGCAGAAACAGACCGGGACCGAACCCCAACGCGTCCTGCTGATCGGTGGCGGCGCCAAGTCCGAGGCCTTCCAGAAGATTCTCGCCGGAGTGATCGGCGGCCCCATTCTGTTGCCCGAGTCCCGCGAATTCGTCGCATTGGGGGCTGCCCGCCAGGCTGCTTGGGTCCTTTCCGGCGAGACCGAGCCCCCGGTGTGGGAAACCGCGAATACCGAGGAAGTCATCGCGGATCCTACGCCCGAGGTGTACGAGCGGTACATAGAGTTCCGCAATCGTCTCTACCCTGACGCGAAGTAA
- a CDS encoding GolD/DthD family dehydrogenase, with protein MTEKSFAGKIAIVTGAASGIGAAIAEHLAEKGARIAGVDVSPALDDALASLPGEGHAGFRADLSDPEEAVRVVDGVVDRLGTPHILVNSAGVVFLNPATDLAAEDWKKTININLSGSFYMAQAAGRVMTTAGYGRIINLASQGAVVGLDQHAAYCASKAGIVGLTRVLSLEWAPRGVTVNAVSPTIVETPLGKKAWAGEKGERAKEQIPAGRFALPEEVAAMVGYLASDDAAMVTGSNMIIDGGYTSV; from the coding sequence ATGACCGAGAAATCTTTTGCCGGCAAGATCGCGATCGTCACGGGAGCCGCGAGCGGTATCGGCGCGGCCATCGCCGAGCACCTGGCCGAAAAGGGCGCGCGCATAGCCGGCGTGGATGTCTCGCCCGCTCTCGACGACGCCTTGGCGTCCCTCCCGGGTGAAGGCCACGCGGGGTTCCGCGCCGACCTTTCGGATCCGGAGGAAGCGGTCCGCGTGGTCGACGGCGTCGTCGACCGACTCGGCACGCCGCACATCCTGGTCAATTCGGCTGGCGTGGTCTTTCTCAATCCTGCGACGGATCTCGCCGCCGAGGATTGGAAGAAGACCATCAACATCAACCTGAGCGGCTCGTTCTACATGGCCCAAGCGGCCGGGCGCGTCATGACGACCGCAGGCTACGGGCGCATCATCAATCTCGCCTCACAGGGGGCAGTCGTCGGATTGGACCAGCACGCGGCCTACTGTGCATCCAAAGCGGGAATCGTGGGGTTGACCCGCGTTCTCTCGCTCGAGTGGGCTCCCCGTGGTGTCACGGTCAATGCGGTCTCCCCGACGATTGTCGAAACACCTTTGGGCAAGAAGGCTTGGGCCGGGGAAAAAGGCGAGCGGGCCAAGGAGCAGATCCCGGCGGGCCGGTTCGCGCTGCCCGAAGAGGTCGCCGCGATGGTCGGCTACCTCGCCTCCGACGACGCCGCGATGGTGACGGGATCCAATATGATCATCGACGGTGGCTACACGAGCGTCTGA